One genomic window of Phragmitibacter flavus includes the following:
- the serS gene encoding serine--tRNA ligase — MLDIRLLRDQPDLVKQRLATRGEGLSELVDEVLSIDTQLRTAETERQILQSDRNRLSKEIGMGRKKGEDTSAKEAEVRAIGERIDQIGAEADAWDIKRNDLLMGIPNLPHEACPVGTSADQNPEIRAWGLKPNFDFEPKDHVALGTALGMLDFEAGVKIAGSAFVVYRGKGAKLERALINFLLDLHTVDHGYEEIAPPLLVKAEALVGTGQLPKFADQVYHCGHDDLYLLPTAEVPVTNLHREQILKLEQLPVNYAAYTPCFRREAGSAGLGTRGLIRMHQFDKVELVKITTPEQSMAELETLTGHAERVLQLLGLHYRVIELCTGDIGFGSAKTYDIEVWAPGQNSYLEVSSCSNFGDYQARRMMMRYKDEDGKNKFCHTLNGSGTALARLFVALVESGQQADGSILLPEALRPYFGAERIG; from the coding sequence ATGTTAGACATTCGCCTCCTCCGAGATCAGCCTGATTTGGTAAAACAACGCCTCGCCACGCGCGGAGAGGGCTTGTCTGAGCTGGTGGACGAAGTGCTGTCGATTGATACGCAGCTTCGCACGGCGGAAACCGAGCGCCAGATCTTGCAAAGCGATCGCAATCGTCTGAGCAAGGAAATCGGCATGGGGCGCAAAAAGGGCGAGGACACCTCAGCGAAAGAGGCGGAGGTGCGCGCCATCGGCGAGCGCATTGACCAGATCGGAGCGGAGGCGGACGCCTGGGACATCAAGCGGAATGATTTGTTGATGGGGATTCCCAATCTACCCCATGAGGCATGTCCGGTGGGAACCAGCGCGGATCAGAATCCGGAAATCCGTGCCTGGGGCCTGAAACCTAATTTCGATTTTGAGCCGAAAGACCATGTGGCCCTTGGAACGGCATTGGGAATGCTGGATTTCGAAGCGGGGGTGAAGATCGCCGGCAGTGCGTTTGTGGTTTATCGTGGTAAAGGTGCCAAACTCGAGCGGGCATTGATCAACTTTTTGCTGGATCTGCACACGGTGGATCACGGGTATGAGGAGATCGCGCCGCCGTTGTTGGTGAAGGCAGAGGCGTTGGTCGGCACGGGTCAGTTGCCGAAGTTTGCGGACCAGGTTTACCACTGTGGGCATGATGATCTTTATCTGCTGCCAACGGCGGAGGTTCCGGTGACCAATTTGCATCGTGAGCAGATTTTGAAGCTGGAGCAGTTGCCGGTGAACTATGCGGCTTACACGCCATGTTTTCGTCGTGAAGCGGGTTCGGCCGGATTGGGCACAAGGGGACTGATTCGCATGCACCAGTTCGACAAGGTTGAATTGGTGAAGATCACCACGCCGGAGCAAAGCATGGCAGAGTTGGAAACGCTCACCGGGCATGCGGAGCGGGTGTTGCAATTGTTGGGTCTGCACTATCGGGTGATCGAGCTTTGCACGGGCGACATCGGATTTGGTTCGGCGAAGACCTATGACATTGAGGTGTGGGCACCGGGTCAGAACAGCTACCTTGAGGTGTCGAGCTGCAGCAACTTCGGCGACTATCAGGCGCGTCGCATGATGATGCGCTACAAGGATGAAGACGGGAAAAACAAATTTTGCCACACC
- a CDS encoding RsmB/NOP family class I SAM-dependent RNA methyltransferase yields MPTPPTGSNRLHQHLIEQILFTLRRIMGEGVYADKAIEQAFKFHPKWGSRDRRLFAESTYDIVRWWRMLWHLAALPEKDYLKPTALSDTALWRVWGVYWLSRGKALPDWDVCRGIRMLKNPQSTPAIEASVPDWLYERAERELKKDWPSILEALNKPADVFLRVNTLKYKLRDLQIKLGAEDCDTQTVPDVPDAIRLIERRNVFTSPLFKAGYFEVQDAASQIIAPFVQVEPGMRVIDACAGAGGKTLHLGTLMKNKGRIIALDVHEYKLKELRKRATRNGVDNIEERVIEGSQTIKRLIASADRVLLDVPCSGTGVLRRNPDAKWKLSDEEIERLILLQAEILRSHSRMVKPGGKLVYATCSILPSENEKQIKSFLAENGGEWSLENQIHLRPDKQGFDGFYAARLIRLAPKA; encoded by the coding sequence ATGCCCACTCCACCAACCGGCTCCAACCGGCTCCATCAGCACCTCATCGAGCAAATCCTGTTCACCCTCAGACGCATCATGGGGGAAGGCGTGTATGCCGACAAAGCCATCGAACAAGCCTTCAAATTTCACCCCAAATGGGGCTCACGTGACCGCCGCCTGTTCGCTGAATCCACCTACGACATCGTGCGCTGGTGGCGCATGCTCTGGCACCTTGCCGCCCTTCCCGAAAAAGATTATCTCAAACCCACCGCGCTCTCCGACACGGCGCTTTGGCGCGTTTGGGGCGTTTATTGGCTCAGCCGGGGCAAAGCCTTGCCTGACTGGGACGTCTGCCGGGGCATTCGGATGCTCAAAAATCCCCAGAGCACCCCTGCCATCGAAGCCTCCGTGCCCGACTGGCTCTACGAACGCGCCGAACGCGAACTCAAAAAAGACTGGCCCTCGATCCTCGAAGCCCTCAACAAACCCGCCGACGTCTTTTTGCGTGTCAACACCCTCAAATACAAACTGCGCGACCTTCAGATCAAACTCGGTGCTGAAGACTGCGACACCCAGACAGTTCCCGACGTTCCTGATGCCATTCGACTGATCGAACGTCGCAACGTCTTCACCTCCCCTCTCTTCAAAGCCGGTTATTTTGAAGTCCAGGACGCCGCCTCGCAAATTATCGCTCCGTTCGTTCAGGTCGAGCCCGGCATGCGCGTCATCGACGCCTGCGCAGGAGCCGGTGGCAAAACCTTGCATCTCGGCACCCTCATGAAAAACAAGGGCCGCATCATCGCCCTCGACGTCCACGAATACAAACTCAAGGAACTGCGCAAACGCGCCACCCGCAATGGCGTCGACAACATCGAAGAACGCGTCATCGAAGGCTCCCAGACCATCAAGCGTCTCATCGCCAGTGCCGACCGCGTCCTGCTCGACGTCCCGTGCAGCGGCACCGGCGTCTTGCGTCGCAACCCCGATGCGAAATGGAAACTCTCCGATGAAGAAATCGAGCGACTCATCCTTCTCCAGGCCGAAATCCTCCGCAGCCACAGCCGCATGGTCAAACCCGGCGGAAAACTCGTCTACGCCACCTGCAGCATCCTCCCCAGCGAAAACGAGAAGCAGATCAAGTCCTTCCTCGCTGAAAACGGCGGCGAATGGTCCCTCGAAAACCAGATTCATCTTCGCCCCGACAAACAAGGTTTCGACGGCTTCTACGCCGCCCGCCTCATCCGCCTCGCCCCCAAAGCGTAG
- a CDS encoding cysteine desulfurase family protein, whose product MPYLDSNATTQVDPEVFEAMLPFLKEQYANPSASYRQARQVRKAIDIARQQVAALIDAEPEEIIFTSGGTEANNAAVFSALTLHYPNKTHLVTAKTEHSAVLEPAKRWMMEGQPVSFLNVSDDGQVNLNELGHCIIPNQTALLSIMWANNETGVIGPIAQAAGFAHENGALFHTDAVQAIGKVPVSVKKLPIDYLALSGHKFHAPKGIGALYVSKRVRFKPWMLGGGQENGRRSGTENVPFIIALGKAAELAMNHLSQGTSAAIATLRDTFEQTLLNAIPGSRVHGASAIRLGTTSNLYFPNIDAAGLLIMLDAKNIACSGGSACHTAQLHPSHVLEAMGVSAEDAQRSIRFSFSRFNTQDEVALGTQTVIECVKKMQELKGDNLVVQSTP is encoded by the coding sequence TTGCCCTACCTCGATTCCAACGCCACGACTCAGGTAGACCCAGAGGTCTTTGAAGCCATGCTCCCCTTTCTCAAGGAGCAATACGCCAACCCGTCCGCGTCCTACCGTCAGGCAAGGCAGGTCCGGAAAGCCATCGACATTGCCCGCCAACAGGTGGCGGCCTTGATCGACGCCGAACCCGAAGAGATCATCTTCACCAGCGGTGGAACCGAAGCCAACAACGCCGCCGTCTTCTCCGCCCTCACTCTTCACTATCCCAACAAAACTCACCTCGTCACCGCCAAAACCGAGCACAGCGCCGTTCTTGAGCCGGCCAAACGCTGGATGATGGAAGGCCAGCCGGTCAGCTTCCTCAACGTCTCCGACGACGGACAGGTCAACCTGAACGAACTCGGTCACTGCATCATCCCGAACCAGACCGCCCTGCTCAGCATCATGTGGGCTAACAACGAAACCGGTGTCATCGGCCCCATCGCCCAGGCCGCTGGATTCGCTCATGAAAATGGTGCTTTGTTTCACACCGACGCCGTCCAGGCCATCGGCAAAGTGCCCGTCTCCGTCAAAAAACTGCCCATCGATTATCTCGCCCTCAGCGGTCACAAATTCCACGCACCCAAAGGCATCGGTGCCCTCTACGTCAGCAAACGCGTCAGGTTCAAACCCTGGATGCTTGGTGGCGGTCAGGAAAACGGTCGCCGATCCGGCACCGAAAACGTTCCCTTCATCATCGCCCTTGGCAAAGCCGCCGAACTGGCCATGAACCACCTTTCGCAAGGCACCAGTGCCGCCATCGCCACCCTGCGCGACACCTTCGAGCAAACCTTGCTGAACGCGATTCCCGGCAGTCGCGTGCATGGCGCATCCGCCATCAGACTCGGCACCACCAGCAACCTCTACTTTCCCAACATCGACGCGGCTGGTCTGCTGATCATGCTCGATGCCAAAAACATCGCCTGTTCCGGCGGTTCCGCCTGCCACACCGCCCAGTTGCATCCCTCCCATGTGCTTGAGGCGATGGGCGTGAGCGCCGAAGACGCCCAACGCTCCATCCGTTTCTCTTTCTCTCGCTTCAACACGCAGGACGAGGTCGCTTTAGGCACCCAGACCGTCATTGAATGCGTCAAAAAGATGCAGGAGCTCAAGGGCGACAACCTTGTGGTGCAATCGACCCCTTGA
- a CDS encoding Ldh family oxidoreductase codes for MPTYRILPTDAHNDLVRKAYVHRGYTAAEAEDAARFCELASVHGIRTHNAIKALHLDHLFGSAVGGCKPGAEVEVIKKPFAASEVWDAKLKLGQSVAFAAMDRCMELADQYGIGQVSVDNAFHYLWGGGYVMEAAKRGYIAYTNCTSTLGEVVPFGGKFPVLGTNPHSWGLPTTEAIGYPIVIDWATSTVAMGRVQQLRREGKPLPPNAAVDADGNPTTDPDKAQWLLPFGAHKGYGLSLLIEVFGGLIGGSLPTIRGGGGHPDFKDKPLAEGEKRTSSFYFQVIHPDAMGSGLFAKGRSQQENVKAVIDDILGHGNENCLLPGQPEADNAKHTAKAGGLLFTDAEVDALNEIAEECGLPKFDTAALPTYDV; via the coding sequence ATGCCGACCTACCGAATTCTTCCCACTGACGCCCACAACGATCTTGTCCGCAAAGCTTATGTGCATCGCGGTTACACGGCAGCGGAGGCTGAGGATGCAGCGCGTTTTTGTGAACTGGCTTCGGTTCATGGCATTCGGACTCACAACGCGATCAAGGCATTGCACCTCGATCACCTGTTTGGTTCGGCGGTGGGTGGCTGCAAGCCCGGAGCTGAGGTCGAGGTGATCAAAAAGCCGTTTGCAGCCAGCGAAGTTTGGGATGCGAAATTGAAGTTGGGTCAGAGCGTGGCGTTTGCGGCGATGGACCGTTGCATGGAACTGGCGGACCAGTATGGCATCGGGCAGGTGAGCGTCGACAACGCCTTCCATTATCTGTGGGGCGGTGGTTATGTGATGGAGGCGGCGAAACGCGGTTACATTGCTTACACGAATTGCACGTCGACCCTCGGCGAAGTAGTGCCTTTTGGCGGGAAATTCCCGGTGTTGGGAACGAATCCACACTCCTGGGGATTGCCGACGACAGAGGCGATTGGATATCCGATTGTGATCGATTGGGCGACCTCAACCGTGGCGATGGGCCGGGTGCAGCAGCTTCGGCGTGAGGGCAAACCTTTGCCTCCAAACGCGGCGGTGGATGCGGACGGGAATCCGACCACCGATCCTGACAAGGCGCAATGGTTGCTGCCGTTTGGGGCACACAAAGGGTATGGTTTGTCGCTGTTGATCGAGGTGTTTGGTGGATTGATCGGCGGTTCGCTGCCGACGATTCGTGGTGGGGGCGGTCATCCAGATTTTAAGGACAAGCCTCTGGCTGAAGGTGAGAAACGCACCTCTTCGTTCTATTTCCAAGTGATTCATCCCGATGCGATGGGTTCGGGTCTGTTTGCCAAAGGGCGCAGTCAGCAGGAGAACGTCAAGGCAGTGATTGATGATATTCTTGGTCACGGCAACGAGAACTGTTTGCTTCCAGGGCAGCCTGAAGCCGACAATGCCAAACATACCGCGAAGGCGGGCGGATTGTTGTTCACCGATGCCGAAGTTGATGCATTGAACGAGATCGCTGAGGAGTGTGGCTTGCCGAAGTTTGATACGGCAGCGTTGCCAACTTACGACGTGTGA
- a CDS encoding phosphoglycerate dehydrogenase translates to MTRVLLTTTSYQDTPGAHHELLASQNFEIHRERGPLPESRMLELAGDFDAFLCGDDEITQAVLDKSLPRLKVISKYGIGLDKIDVSACSAQKLPVLFTPGVNHTTVAEHTFCLLLALVRNLVDSANAVRAGEWKRVTGHEIWNKSIGIVGLGRIGQEVAKRALAFGMKVHGLDPYWPEAFATEHGVTRHEKIETMLPEIDVLSLHANLSESTRHLINAERIAISKPELLVINTSRAELVNMPDMIAALDAGKLGGYGTDVLDEEPPPADHALLRHPKALITPHIGSRTYESVPRQAMRATLNLVNYLNGEKDFIQANKW, encoded by the coding sequence ATGACACGCGTTCTTCTCACCACCACCTCCTATCAGGACACTCCAGGCGCTCATCACGAGCTGCTGGCGTCGCAGAATTTTGAAATTCATCGCGAGCGTGGGCCACTGCCGGAAAGCCGCATGCTGGAACTGGCGGGAGATTTTGACGCGTTTTTGTGCGGGGATGACGAGATCACCCAGGCGGTGTTGGACAAGTCGTTGCCGAGATTGAAGGTGATCAGCAAGTATGGGATCGGCTTGGACAAGATTGATGTGTCAGCGTGTTCGGCGCAGAAGTTGCCGGTGCTTTTCACTCCTGGGGTGAATCACACCACGGTGGCGGAACATACGTTTTGTTTGTTGCTGGCACTGGTGCGGAATTTGGTAGATTCGGCCAACGCGGTGCGGGCAGGGGAGTGGAAGCGGGTAACCGGCCATGAGATTTGGAACAAGAGCATTGGCATTGTTGGGCTTGGAAGGATCGGACAAGAGGTTGCCAAGCGGGCACTTGCTTTTGGCATGAAGGTGCATGGTCTGGATCCTTACTGGCCGGAGGCTTTTGCGACGGAACACGGGGTGACGCGTCATGAGAAAATCGAGACGATGTTGCCGGAGATCGATGTGCTGAGTCTGCATGCCAACTTGAGTGAGTCGACGCGGCATTTAATCAATGCGGAGCGCATTGCGATTTCGAAACCGGAGTTACTGGTGATCAATACTTCGCGTGCGGAACTGGTGAACATGCCGGACATGATTGCCGCCTTGGACGCGGGCAAGTTGGGCGGCTATGGGACGGATGTGTTGGATGAAGAACCACCTCCTGCGGATCATGCTTTGTTGAGGCACCCGAAGGCGCTGATCACGCCACACATTGGTTCACGGACTTATGAGAGCGTGCCGCGTCAGGCGATGCGCGCGACGTTGAACTTGGTGAACTATTTGAATGGCGAGAAGGACTTCATTCAGGCGAACAAGTGGTGA
- a CDS encoding rhodanese-like domain-containing protein, translating to MKKLFAFLAAALIAAPAFGAEYPDISVTELKTAIEAKKVTVIDVNGSDSYKKGHVPTSINFAEAKDELASKLPADKDALVVAYCGSEKCSAYKRAAQAAKDLGYTNVKHLSAGLKGWKEAGEKTEAAE from the coding sequence ATGAAAAAATTATTCGCATTTCTCGCCGCCGCCCTCATTGCCGCTCCTGCTTTCGGAGCTGAGTATCCAGACATCAGCGTCACCGAACTCAAAACCGCCATCGAAGCCAAAAAAGTCACCGTCATCGACGTGAACGGCTCCGATTCCTACAAAAAAGGCCACGTCCCAACCTCCATCAACTTCGCTGAAGCCAAGGACGAACTCGCCTCCAAACTCCCTGCCGATAAAGACGCCCTCGTCGTCGCCTATTGCGGCAGCGAAAAATGCTCCGCCTACAAAAGAGCCGCTCAAGCAGCCAAAGACCTCGGTTACACCAACGTCAAACACCTTTCCGCAGGTCTGAAAGGCTGGAAAGAAGCTGGCGAAAAAACTGAAGCCGCCGAATAA
- a CDS encoding heavy-metal-associated domain-containing protein, with amino-acid sequence MKSILCTAALLLTLNSLGHSADEGKSIPYTATVTGVVCGSCKAHVTEAFKKLPGVEEVRFAKGEKEGTQVVSFNAASTTLAKEDVVKTLGKDAARYEVLALEKSAD; translated from the coding sequence ATGAAATCCATCCTCTGCACCGCCGCCCTGCTTCTCACCCTGAACTCCCTCGGTCACTCGGCTGACGAAGGAAAAAGCATTCCCTATACTGCCACCGTCACCGGCGTTGTTTGCGGTTCCTGCAAAGCCCATGTCACTGAAGCCTTCAAAAAATTGCCCGGAGTCGAGGAAGTTCGATTCGCCAAAGGTGAAAAAGAAGGCACCCAAGTCGTCTCCTTCAATGCCGCCTCCACCACGCTCGCCAAAGAGGACGTGGTAAAAACTCTCGGCAAAGATGCCGCCCGTTACGAAGTGCTCGCTTTAGAAAAATCGGCCGACTGA
- a CDS encoding thioredoxin family protein: MKSILKFSILSLFAAASLAVAADFPKGSPKFNDKLDAALAEAKTSNKPVIAVFSAVWCPPCQMMKKDVYPSEEIKAYQDKFVWVYIDTDIESNAKDAAKYKVSGIPHIQFISADGKSLDSQIGASSASEFAKTLDGVLKKAG; the protein is encoded by the coding sequence ATGAAATCCATCCTTAAATTCTCAATCCTCAGTCTGTTCGCCGCCGCCTCTCTCGCCGTTGCCGCCGACTTCCCCAAGGGCAGCCCCAAGTTCAACGACAAACTGGACGCCGCTCTTGCCGAGGCCAAAACCAGCAACAAGCCTGTCATCGCCGTCTTCTCCGCCGTCTGGTGCCCACCCTGCCAGATGATGAAAAAAGACGTTTATCCCAGTGAAGAAATCAAAGCGTATCAGGACAAGTTCGTCTGGGTTTACATTGACACCGACATCGAATCCAACGCCAAAGACGCTGCCAAATACAAAGTCAGCGGCATCCCCCACATTCAGTTCATTTCAGCTGACGGAAAATCCCTCGACAGCCAGATCGGTGCCTCCAGTGCCTCCGAGTTTGCCAAAACGCTTGATGGTGTTTTGAAAAAAGCAGGCTAA
- a CDS encoding substrate-binding domain-containing protein, whose protein sequence is MSASSDRASIDLSPRRYSLVMETAKVLRETINQGKWREFLPGERVLCDLWQISRPTLRAAMQMLQKEGLIEITQGCRTKVLMTAPEQVKGPMSVCLLSPEPLEMMPPFVMLWLDELRRQLAAAGNLLHVQVGKAGFSSEQPEHALRPLIESASSTVWVLYQSTEAMQRWFAAQSVRCVVVGSVFEGVKLPSVDKDYRAACRHAVGLLVARGHRRLAMLIQQQRFGGDWESEAGFEEGLAALRQNTVQGRIVHHDGSLEQIERAVQRLIRQVNRPTALLVARSAHALTVLTVLLGHGIRIPQDMALLCRDDDAFLDHVVPRMARYTVSPGGFAKRIFRLVMQPTSDGHATKSGGQVMPNFASRESL, encoded by the coding sequence ATGTCCGCCTCTTCCGACCGTGCTTCGATTGATCTCAGTCCCCGACGTTATTCGCTGGTGATGGAGACGGCGAAGGTGTTGCGGGAGACCATCAATCAGGGGAAATGGCGCGAATTTTTGCCGGGGGAACGGGTGCTGTGCGATCTTTGGCAGATCAGCCGACCAACGCTGCGGGCGGCGATGCAGATGTTGCAAAAGGAAGGATTAATCGAGATCACCCAGGGGTGTCGGACGAAGGTGTTGATGACCGCGCCTGAGCAGGTAAAAGGCCCCATGTCGGTGTGCCTGCTGTCTCCGGAACCTCTGGAAATGATGCCGCCGTTTGTGATGCTTTGGTTGGATGAATTGCGTCGTCAGCTTGCGGCGGCGGGGAATCTTTTGCATGTGCAGGTAGGCAAGGCCGGATTCTCGAGCGAACAGCCGGAGCATGCTTTGCGCCCCTTGATCGAGTCGGCCTCTTCAACCGTTTGGGTGTTGTATCAAAGCACTGAGGCGATGCAGCGATGGTTTGCCGCGCAATCCGTGCGTTGTGTGGTGGTGGGTTCGGTGTTTGAGGGGGTGAAACTGCCGTCAGTCGACAAGGATTACCGCGCTGCGTGCCGGCACGCGGTGGGACTGCTGGTGGCGCGCGGCCATCGGCGTTTAGCCATGCTGATCCAGCAGCAACGGTTTGGCGGCGACTGGGAGAGTGAAGCAGGATTCGAAGAAGGGCTGGCTGCGTTGCGCCAGAATACGGTTCAAGGGCGCATCGTGCATCATGATGGTTCTCTGGAGCAGATCGAGCGCGCAGTGCAGCGATTGATCCGGCAGGTGAATCGACCCACAGCCTTGTTGGTGGCGCGCTCGGCGCATGCCTTGACGGTGCTGACGGTGCTGTTGGGGCACGGCATTCGCATCCCGCAGGACATGGCGCTTCTGTGCCGCGACGATGATGCGTTTCTGGATCATGTGGTGCCGCGCATGGCTCGCTACACGGTATCACCAGGTGGATTTGCCAAACGCATCTTCCGACTGGTCATGCAGCCAACGTCGGATGGTCATGCCACCAAATCAGGGGGGCAGGTGATGCCAAATTTCGCATCGCGTGAATCCTTGTGA
- a CDS encoding GNAT family N-acetyltransferase, which translates to MQHHPMLFEEFAVEAVVATGVMDHLWQLGWRHFGAQFFRYSMNVHAGEWQHIVPVRIDLERFELSKSQRRGLRKNEDLVCEWLPASVDEELVQVFEAHKNRFHDNVPTSLHDFVSLMPGNFPCACELLRCRLGGTCVAASFCDVDELATSSVYGLFAPDHSIRSLGIFTLLKEIERAMEQGRRWHYLGYASHEAGIYDYKKRFAGLEGFDWASETWVRNPFDTGQLI; encoded by the coding sequence ATGCAGCACCACCCGATGCTGTTTGAAGAGTTTGCGGTGGAGGCGGTGGTCGCAACAGGTGTGATGGATCATTTGTGGCAGCTGGGCTGGCGACATTTTGGAGCGCAGTTCTTCCGCTACAGCATGAACGTGCATGCCGGTGAGTGGCAGCACATCGTGCCGGTGCGGATCGATCTGGAGCGCTTTGAGTTGAGCAAAAGTCAGCGGCGGGGTTTGCGTAAGAATGAAGACCTCGTCTGTGAATGGCTGCCGGCGTCGGTGGACGAAGAGCTGGTGCAGGTTTTTGAGGCCCACAAGAATCGATTTCACGACAATGTGCCGACCAGTTTGCACGACTTCGTGTCGTTGATGCCTGGCAATTTCCCGTGTGCTTGCGAATTGTTGAGGTGCCGGTTGGGGGGCACTTGTGTGGCGGCGAGTTTTTGTGATGTGGATGAGCTGGCAACGTCAAGTGTGTATGGATTGTTCGCACCGGATCATTCCATCCGAAGTTTGGGGATCTTCACCTTGTTGAAGGAAATCGAGCGAGCCATGGAGCAGGGGCGGCGCTGGCACTATCTTGGTTATGCCTCGCATGAAGCGGGGATTTACGATTACAAAAAACGCTTTGCGGGACTGGAGGGCTTCGATTGGGCATCGGAGACTTGGGTGAGGAATCCGTTCGATACTGGACAGTTGATTTAA